A genomic region of Nymphaea colorata isolate Beijing-Zhang1983 chromosome 2, ASM883128v2, whole genome shotgun sequence contains the following coding sequences:
- the LOC116249300 gene encoding uncharacterized protein LOC116249300, with the protein MEGGAAGDAQGGESPAVQARVSLKDEGNRFFKAGNYLKAAALYTQAIKADPSNATLYSNRAAAFLNLVKLNKALADAEMTIKLNPQWEKGYFRKGCVLEAMEHYDDAVASFRIALQHNPQNTEVSTKVKRLTQLARDRKRAQERQDMRSNVDVRKSLDPIKAELGEKFPTPEPCEEVFSFIVDIMESAIKAWHNTAKVDARVNFLFDKEKSLPEKYAPVVNVDKAFESPDTVTQCAAFLRQYAVETSSKAACLVVAKSIISFPQVWKGQGSRKWKHGQNDGFFVQFESSALRKLWFISSTTEKGLTLCSNPEALDLDAHAVLPPLFR; encoded by the exons ATGGAGGGTGGGGCTGCAGGTGACGCGCAGGGAGGTGAATCTCCTGCAGTACAGGCAAGAGTATCGCTCAAGGACGAAGGAAATCGGTTCTTCAAGGCTGGTAACTACCTCAAGGCCGCTGCCCTCTACACGCAGGCCATCAAGGCCGACCCCTCGAATGCTACACTCTACAG TAACCGTGCTGCAGCATTTTTGAACCTTGTTAAGCTTAATAAGGCACTTGCAGATGCAGAAATGACAATTAAATTAAATCCCCAGTGGGAAAAG GGGTATTTCAGAAAAGGATGTGTTTTAGAGGCAATGGAACATTATGACGAT GCTGTGGCATCCTTTCGGATTGCATTGCAACACAATCCACAAAACACTGAGGTGTCAACAAAAGTTAAACGTCTAACACAGTTAGCAAGAGACAGAAAACGAGCTCAAGAAAGGCAAGATATGAGGTCAAACGTTGATGTCCGAAAGTCTCTGGATCCTATCAAGGCTGAACTG GGTGAAAAGTTCCCTACCCCAGAGCCTTGTGAAgaagttttctcttttattgttgaCATTATGGAGTCAGCAATAAAGGCATGGCATAACACTGCAAAAGTGGACGCAAGGGTCAACTTTTTGTTTGATAAGGAGAAATCACTGCCCGAGAAGTATGCACCAGTTGTGAATGTTGACAAG GCTTTTGAATCACCAGACACTGTAACACAATGTGCTGCCTTTCTAAGACAATATGCTGTGGAAACAAGTTCCAAAGCTGCTTGTTTGGTGGTGGCTAAGtcaatcatttcttttcctcag GTCTGGAAAGGGCAAgggtcaagaaaatggaaacatgGGCAGAATGATGGTTTTTTCGTTCAGTTTGAATCATCTGCACTACGAAAACTGTGGTTTATTTCCAGTACAACAGAGAAAGGGCTCACATTGTGTAG CAACCCAGAAGCTTTGGACTTGGATGCCCATGCTGTTCTTCCACCCCTTTTCAGATAG
- the LOC116249067 gene encoding sulfate transporter 3.1-like: protein MDNSNLEDCVHRVSLPPPEPFFRSLAGSLKETFFPDDPLRRFKGQPAGRRVVLALQYLFPILEWGPSYTLGFFKSDLVAGITIASLAIPQGISYAKLANLPPILGLYSSFVPPLVYAMMGSSKDLAVGTVAVASLLLASMLEKEVAATAQPGVYINLAFTATFFAGVFQAALGFLRLGFIVDFLSHATIVGFMGGAATVVCLQQLKGILGLDHFTTHTDLVDVMRSVFSQEHQWRWESAVLGCCFLFFLLLTRYFSKRQPRFFWVSAAAPLTSVVLGSLLVYLTHAEKHGVQVIGHLKRGVNPPSLTELTFSPQYLAIAAKTGIVTGVIALAEGIAVGRSFAMFKNYHIDGNKEMIAFGMMNIVGSCTSCYLTTGPFSRSAVNFNAGCKTAMSNIVMATAVMITLLFLTPLFHYTPLVVLASIIIAAMLGLIDYEAAIHLWKVDKVDFCVCMGAYLGVVFGSVEIGLVIAVAISVVRVILFIARPRTSVLGNVPNTSVFRSISQYPFAMSVPGVLVLQINSPIYFANSGYLRERISRWIDEEEDKLKASGESSLQYVILDMTAVGCIDTSGISFLEETKKNIERRGLKLALANPGTDVMVKLMKTKFVEAIGQEWIFLTVEEAVSACNFMLHTCKAADYVQETVVDIHNAHASAKGSNAAGPGI, encoded by the exons ATGGATAACTCGAACCTTGAAGATTGCGTGCATCGAGTGTCTTTGCCGCCTCCGGAGCCGTTCTTCCGGTCGCTGGCAGGGTCGTTGAAGGAGACGTTTTTCCCGGATGACCCGCTCCGGCGATTCAAGGGTCAGCCTGCCGGACGCAGGGTGGTGCTGGCTCTCCAGTACCTGTTTCCCATCCTGGAGTGGGGCCCGAGCTACACGCTTGGGTTCTTTAAGTCTGACCTCGTTGCCGGAATCACCATCGCCAGTCTCGCCATCCCTCAAGGGATCAGCTACGCCAAGCTCGCCAACCTCCCCCCCATCCTCGGCCTAT ATTCCAGTTTCGTCCCACCATTGGTCTACGCCATGATGGGGAGCTCGAAGGATCTGGCAGTGGGGACCGTGGCCGTGGCTTCGCTGCTATTGGCGTCTATGCTGGAGAAGGAGGTGGCAGCAACGGCGCAGCCAGGTGTTTATATAAATTTGGCCTTCACCGCCACCTTCTTCGCCGGAGTTTTCCAGGCAGCACTAGGCTTCCTCAG GCTGGGTTTCATCGTGGACTTCTTGTCGCACGCGACCATCGTGGGGTTCATGGGAGGGGCGGCGACGGTGGTTTGCCTCCAGCAGCTCAAGGGCATACTCGGCCTTGACCACTTCACCACCCACACCGACCTCGTCGACGTCATGCGCTCCGTCTTCTCCCAGGAACACCag TGGAGATGGGAGAGTGCCGTGCTCGGTTGTTGCTTCCTCTTTTTCCTGCTCCTCACTCGATACTTT AGCAAGAGGCAGCCAAGGTTCTTCTGGGTATCGGCAGCGGCGCCACTGACGTCGGTGGTACTCGGCAGCCTTCTCGTCTATCTCACTCACGCCGAGAAGCACGGCGTCCAAGTG ATTGGACACCTGAAAAGGGGAGTGAACCCTCCCTCCCTAACGGAGCTGACATTCTCGCCTCAGTACTTAGCCATCGCCGCCAAGACCGGCATCGTCACCGGCGTCATCGCTCTCGCC GAAGGAATTGCAGTGGGCAGAAGCTTTGCTATGTTTAAGAACTACCACATCGATGGCAATAAAGAAATGATCGCTTTTGGAATGATGAACATTGTGGGTTCATGCACCTCCTGTTACTTAACCACgg GGCCATTTTCTCGCTCCGCCGTGAACTTCAATGCAGGTTGCAAGACTGCAATGTCCAACATCGTGATGGCCACTGCTGTCATGATAACTCTGCTCTTCCTTACTCCTCTGTTCCATTACACTCCCCTTGTTGTGCTTGCCTCCATCATCATCGCTGCCATGCTCGGCCTTATCGACTATGAAGCTGCAATCCATCTCTGGAAGGTTGACAAGGTTGATTTCTGTGTCTGCATGGGTGCCTACCTCGGTGTCGTCTTTGGCAGTGTCGAAATTGGGCTTGTCATTGCT GTTGCCATCTCTGTGGTTAGAGTTATTCTCTTCATTGCCAGGCCCCGAACTTCTGTTCTTGGCAATGTGCCCAACACTAGCGTCTTCAGGAGCATCAGCCAGTACCCTTTCGCCATGTCCGTCCCCGGGGTCCTTGTCCTCCAAATCAATTCACCAATCTACTTTGCCAATTCTGGGTACCTGAGAGAGAG AATCTCGCGGTGGATCGATGAGGAAGAAGATAAGCTTAAAGCTTCCGGTGAAAGTAGTCTTCAATATGTGATCCTTGACATGACTG CGGTCGGATGCATCGACACAAGCGGGATAAGCTTCCTAGAGGAGACGAAGAAGAACATCGAGAGGAGGGGCTTGAAG CTTGCATTGGCCAACCCTGGAACAGACGTGATGGTGAAACTGATGAAAACAAAGTTCGTAGAGGCTATAGGCCAAGAATGGATCTTTCTCACTGTCGAAGAAGCTGTTAGTGCCTGCAACTTCATGCTTCACACCTGCAAAGCTGCCGACTACGTGCAAGAAACCGTCGTCGATATCCACAACGCTCATGCCAGCGCCAAAGGATCGAACGCAGCGGGTCCAGGAATCTGA